The following proteins are encoded in a genomic region of Haloarcula marina:
- the leuS gene encoding leucine--tRNA ligase: MSRRYDHARVKEYWQRVWDREGVYACPDDAADPTYVLGMFPYTSGSLHMGHIRNYAITDAYARYRRMAGDDVLHPMGWDAFGLPAENAAYERDTDPESWTRSCIERMRGDLEEMGFGYDWSREITTCDPEYYRWNQWLFGRFFDSGLVEYDAATVNWCPDCETVLADAQVEATADGGHDHGQGGVCWRCGTPVEQRDLDQWFFTITDYADELYDGLDDLDGWPEGVRDSQRNWIGRQEGATVAFGVNGHTVEAFTTRLDTAYGATYLALAPGHEVVRELAANDDAVAEYVESVANADDAGLTGVETDLTATHPYTGAEIPVYVAAYVLDDVGTGAVMGVPAHNERDHAFAAEHDLPLKQVVEPVDGSGTNLPEDPYTDDGMLTDSGAYDGLASTAARDRLLENDAAEAATTYRLRDWLISRQRYWGTPIPIVHCEDCGRVRVPDEDLPVELPEYVQTTGNPLDAADEWKQTTCPDCGEPATRETDTMDTFVDSSWYFLRYLSPHFEGAPFDQQTADEWLPVDVYVGGEEHAVLHLLYIRFFTRALADLGLLDRREPVDRLINQGTVLHSGEKMSKSKGNAVAPHEYGAETTRLFVLSAAHPAQDFEWTVKDVSAAYDFQQTLYEMVSEFAEMRRSAARADGDDRGYRTESAPHDAYLEREIDRTIAAVTEEYDRFRFHRVVGELQRFARLLRRYASYDRPYKFAYSRALRVLAKLVAPIAPYLAEELWLLLEEDGLVVTAAWPESLRDVAEFRIERQLVRTTLDDVRDITEVVDIEDPDEIDIVVAADWKYRAYEVARAADPGDAIVGEIMSDESIQAHGDAAADYAADLADRGAGLEPIVDGDRELDVLSQATWLFEEEFGADVTVRRADGEGDLSKKARPNKPAIHIS, from the coding sequence ATGTCGCGCCGATACGACCACGCACGGGTCAAGGAGTACTGGCAGCGCGTCTGGGACCGCGAGGGCGTCTACGCCTGTCCCGACGACGCGGCGGACCCGACCTACGTCTTGGGGATGTTCCCCTACACCTCCGGGTCGTTGCACATGGGCCACATCCGCAACTACGCCATCACCGACGCGTACGCCCGGTATCGCCGGATGGCGGGCGACGACGTGCTGCATCCGATGGGGTGGGACGCGTTCGGTCTGCCCGCCGAGAACGCCGCCTACGAGCGCGACACCGACCCCGAGTCGTGGACGCGGTCGTGTATCGAGCGGATGCGCGGCGACCTGGAGGAGATGGGCTTTGGCTACGACTGGTCCCGCGAGATAACCACCTGCGACCCCGAGTACTACCGCTGGAATCAGTGGCTGTTCGGCCGGTTCTTCGATTCGGGACTGGTCGAGTACGACGCGGCGACGGTCAACTGGTGTCCCGACTGCGAGACGGTGCTCGCCGACGCGCAGGTGGAGGCGACGGCCGACGGCGGCCACGACCACGGGCAGGGCGGGGTCTGCTGGCGGTGTGGGACGCCCGTCGAACAGCGGGATTTGGACCAGTGGTTCTTCACCATCACCGACTACGCCGACGAACTGTACGACGGCCTCGACGATTTGGACGGGTGGCCCGAAGGGGTCCGTGACAGCCAGCGCAACTGGATCGGGAGACAGGAAGGCGCAACCGTGGCTTTCGGGGTGAACGGCCACACCGTCGAGGCGTTCACGACCCGTCTCGATACGGCCTACGGCGCGACGTATCTTGCGCTCGCACCCGGCCACGAAGTCGTTCGGGAACTCGCGGCGAACGACGACGCCGTCGCCGAGTACGTCGAGTCGGTCGCCAACGCCGACGACGCAGGCCTGACTGGCGTCGAGACGGACCTGACCGCGACCCATCCCTACACCGGCGCGGAGATTCCGGTGTACGTCGCCGCGTACGTCTTAGACGACGTGGGGACGGGCGCGGTCATGGGCGTCCCCGCGCACAACGAACGGGACCACGCCTTCGCTGCCGAACACGACCTACCCCTGAAACAGGTGGTCGAACCCGTCGACGGGAGCGGGACGAACCTTCCCGAGGACCCCTACACCGACGACGGCATGCTCACCGACAGCGGCGCGTACGACGGCCTCGCCAGCACGGCTGCCCGCGACCGACTGCTGGAGAACGACGCCGCCGAGGCGGCGACCACCTACCGCCTGCGGGACTGGCTCATCTCCCGCCAGCGCTACTGGGGGACGCCGATTCCCATCGTCCACTGCGAGGACTGCGGGCGGGTCAGGGTCCCCGACGAGGACCTGCCGGTCGAACTCCCCGAGTACGTCCAGACGACCGGGAATCCCCTCGATGCGGCCGATGAGTGGAAACAGACTACGTGTCCCGACTGCGGCGAACCGGCGACGCGCGAGACGGACACGATGGACACGTTCGTCGACTCGTCGTGGTACTTCCTTCGCTACCTCTCACCGCACTTCGAGGGCGCCCCCTTCGACCAACAGACGGCCGACGAGTGGCTTCCCGTCGACGTGTACGTCGGCGGCGAGGAGCACGCCGTGCTCCACCTCCTGTACATCCGGTTTTTCACGCGGGCACTCGCCGACCTCGGCCTGCTGGACCGCCGGGAACCGGTCGACCGCCTCATCAATCAGGGGACGGTGCTCCACAGCGGCGAGAAGATGTCCAAGTCGAAGGGCAACGCCGTCGCCCCCCACGAGTACGGCGCGGAGACGACCCGGTTGTTCGTCCTCTCGGCGGCCCATCCCGCACAGGACTTCGAGTGGACGGTCAAGGACGTCTCGGCGGCCTACGACTTCCAGCAGACCCTCTACGAGATGGTCAGCGAGTTCGCGGAGATGCGCCGTTCGGCGGCCCGAGCGGACGGGGACGACAGGGGCTACCGCACCGAGAGCGCGCCCCACGACGCCTACCTCGAGCGCGAAATCGACCGGACCATCGCCGCCGTCACCGAGGAGTACGACCGGTTCCGATTCCATCGCGTCGTCGGCGAACTCCAGCGGTTCGCGCGCCTGCTCCGGCGGTACGCGAGCTACGACCGCCCCTACAAGTTCGCCTACAGTCGCGCCCTGCGTGTGCTGGCGAAACTGGTCGCGCCAATCGCGCCCTACCTCGCCGAGGAACTGTGGCTCTTGCTGGAGGAGGACGGCCTCGTGGTGACGGCGGCGTGGCCCGAGTCGCTGCGCGACGTGGCCGAGTTCCGCATCGAGCGCCAACTCGTGCGGACGACGCTCGACGACGTGCGCGACATCACCGAGGTGGTGGACATCGAGGACCCCGACGAGATAGACATCGTCGTCGCCGCGGACTGGAAGTACCGCGCCTACGAGGTCGCTCGCGCCGCCGACCCCGGCGACGCAATCGTCGGCGAAATCATGAGCGACGAGTCGATACAGGCCCACGGCGACGCCGCGGCCGACTACGCCGCCGACCTCGCGGACCGCGGGGCGGGACTGGAACCGATAGTCGACGGCGACCGGGAACTGGACGTGCTCTCGCAGGCGACGTGGCTGTTCGAAGAGGAGTTCGGGGCCGACGTGACGGTGCGGCGGGCGGACGGCGAGGGTGACCTCTCGAAGAAAGCCCGGCCGAACAAGCCAGCTATCCACATTTCCTGA
- a CDS encoding cupin domain-containing protein, giving the protein MTRTDEPQRHADSDDSSSEGPHEEGIDTNRFASLPFLRRDFLSDSAKLGVGALALSSTGGSGVAAAQAEDGQTDDGQVDQPEGASVEVLAPHATFTDEVGLSLGVTFEQGGEEAAFVRDASTVVLARVTLEPGGTTGWHTHPGPVVVNVIEGQLEIVFAHTCITHTYEAGNAFVDPGGHAEIATNPSDSQQTVAYALFFGVPDGESPTTHVEPQDC; this is encoded by the coding sequence ATGACACGAACCGACGAGCCACAGAGACACGCCGACAGCGACGATTCCTCGTCCGAGGGACCACACGAGGAGGGTATCGACACGAACCGTTTCGCTTCCCTACCGTTCCTGCGACGGGACTTCCTCTCGGATTCCGCGAAACTCGGCGTCGGAGCGCTCGCACTTTCCTCGACCGGCGGCAGTGGTGTCGCCGCCGCCCAAGCCGAGGACGGACAGACTGACGACGGGCAGGTCGACCAACCCGAGGGAGCGAGCGTGGAAGTGCTGGCCCCGCACGCGACGTTCACCGACGAGGTGGGCCTGTCCCTCGGCGTCACGTTCGAACAGGGTGGCGAGGAGGCCGCGTTCGTCCGCGACGCGTCGACCGTGGTCCTCGCTCGGGTCACGCTCGAACCCGGCGGGACCACCGGGTGGCACACGCATCCGGGGCCGGTCGTCGTGAACGTCATCGAAGGACAACTGGAAATCGTGTTCGCCCACACCTGCATCACCCACACCTACGAGGCTGGCAACGCGTTCGTCGACCCCGGCGGCCACGCCGAAATCGCGACGAACCCGAGCGACAGTCAGCAAACGGTCGCCTACGCACTGTTCTTCGGCGTTCCCGACGGCGAGTCGCCGACGACACACGTCGAGCCACAGGACTGCTGA
- a CDS encoding heavy-metal-associated domain-containing protein, with product MNTRTLSVSGMSCTGCEATVEEALRGIEGVESVSADHEENTVAVETSGDVDADELAAAVADAGYELVS from the coding sequence GTGAATACGCGAACGCTGTCCGTTTCGGGGATGTCCTGTACCGGATGTGAAGCGACAGTCGAGGAGGCGCTCCGCGGCATCGAGGGCGTCGAGTCGGTGTCGGCCGACCACGAGGAGAACACCGTCGCCGTCGAGACGAGCGGCGACGTCGACGCGGACGAACTTGCCGCGGCCGTCGCGGACGCGGGGTACGAACTCGTCAGTTAG
- a CDS encoding GIY-YIG nuclease family protein, whose protein sequence is MDGGTYTLVLERTSDGTVEIGALGVRSLPAGWYAYTGSALGPGGFSRVDRHRAVATGENTARHWHIDYLLGDPSTSVDAVVTTEADVECGVAERLLDAGDAVPGFGCSDCRCRSHLVRREDRDALVATVERAHERAVEA, encoded by the coding sequence ATGGACGGCGGCACGTACACCCTCGTTCTCGAACGGACGAGCGACGGCACCGTCGAAATCGGCGCGCTCGGCGTGCGGTCGCTCCCCGCCGGGTGGTACGCCTACACCGGGAGTGCGCTCGGACCGGGCGGGTTCAGCCGCGTCGACCGCCACCGCGCCGTCGCCACGGGCGAGAACACGGCCCGGCACTGGCACATTGACTACCTGCTGGGGGACCCATCGACCAGTGTCGACGCCGTGGTCACCACCGAGGCCGACGTGGAGTGTGGCGTCGCCGAGCGGCTACTGGACGCGGGCGACGCTGTACCCGGGTTCGGCTGTTCTGACTGTCGCTGTCGCTCGCACCTGGTACGGCGTGAGGACCGAGACGCGTTGGTCGCCACGGTCGAACGCGCCCACGAGCGCGCAGTCGAGGCCTAA
- a CDS encoding rhomboid family intramembrane serine protease: MRRRLVGSPTLVTLAALVAVFALQQVVGLVARQRTLFALSNPLFAQPWTLVTSVYAHASLTHLLANAVALAFAGLALERTTTSARFHGFFVGVGALSGVAQVAFAGLVGSLLPGVPASVSVLGASGAIFGLFGYLLASNRLTETVVGGFSLSPRVQLAVGGLLAALITLLTANPGVALVAHFTGLLLGFFAGRTHLLRPRGAGPADPAQF, encoded by the coding sequence ATGCGTCGCCGCCTCGTCGGCAGTCCGACGCTCGTCACGCTGGCGGCCCTCGTCGCCGTCTTCGCCCTCCAGCAGGTCGTGGGGCTGGTGGCTCGCCAGCGGACGCTGTTCGCGCTGTCGAACCCGCTGTTCGCCCAACCGTGGACGCTCGTCACCAGCGTCTACGCCCACGCCAGTCTCACCCACTTGCTCGCCAACGCCGTCGCGCTGGCGTTCGCCGGACTCGCCCTCGAACGGACCACGACGAGCGCACGGTTTCACGGCTTCTTCGTCGGCGTCGGCGCGCTCTCGGGGGTCGCACAGGTCGCCTTCGCGGGCCTGGTCGGGTCGCTGCTTCCGGGCGTCCCGGCGAGCGTCAGCGTCCTCGGCGCGAGCGGGGCCATCTTCGGCCTGTTCGGCTACCTGCTCGCGTCGAACCGCCTCACCGAAACCGTGGTCGGCGGGTTTTCGCTCTCGCCGCGGGTCCAACTCGCCGTCGGCGGCCTGCTCGCGGCGCTCATCACGCTGTTGACGGCCAATCCCGGGGTCGCACTCGTCGCCCACTTCACGGGCCTGTTGCTCGGGTTCTTCGCCGGACGCACACACCTACTCCGGCCCCGCGGTGCGGGACCGGCCGACCCGGCGCAGTTCTGA
- a CDS encoding ribonuclease H-like domain-containing protein yields MRVENSFIGVDGVGEKTERSIWEQGITHWDEFEPSVVGGKRGDRIAAFIEEGRPYLDEGDVAYFDRRFPNSEQWRLYETFRDRACFFDIETTGLDERRNQVTTVSLHQGDETETLVAGDDLTTGNLRAAFGDADLLVTFNGKRFDVPFLEANFDVNLDRPHLDLMYTCKKLGLSGGLKQIEQDVGIERDRPDISGRDAVRLWREHESGRDGALETLVSYNREDTVNLRTLADEVTGSLDEQVFVR; encoded by the coding sequence GTGCGCGTCGAGAACAGTTTCATCGGGGTCGACGGCGTCGGCGAGAAGACAGAACGCTCCATCTGGGAGCAGGGCATCACACACTGGGACGAGTTCGAACCGAGCGTCGTCGGCGGGAAGCGCGGCGACCGCATCGCGGCGTTCATCGAGGAAGGACGACCCTACCTCGACGAAGGCGACGTCGCCTACTTCGACCGGCGGTTCCCCAACAGCGAGCAGTGGCGACTGTACGAGACGTTCCGCGACCGGGCGTGTTTCTTCGACATCGAGACCACCGGACTGGACGAACGGCGGAACCAGGTGACGACCGTCAGCCTGCATCAGGGCGACGAGACGGAGACGCTGGTCGCCGGGGACGACCTGACGACGGGGAACCTCCGGGCGGCCTTTGGCGACGCCGACCTGCTGGTGACGTTCAACGGCAAGCGCTTCGACGTACCCTTCCTCGAAGCGAACTTCGACGTGAACCTGGACCGCCCGCACCTCGACCTGATGTACACCTGCAAAAAGCTCGGCCTCTCGGGCGGCCTGAAACAGATAGAACAGGACGTCGGCATCGAACGCGACCGGCCGGACATCTCCGGGCGCGACGCGGTGCGCCTCTGGCGAGAACACGAGAGCGGGCGGGACGGCGCACTCGAAACGCTGGTGTCGTACAACCGCGAGGACACCGTCAACCTCCGGACGCTCGCCGACGAGGTGACGGGGTCGCTCGACGAGCAGGTTTTCGTCCGGTAG
- a CDS encoding universal stress protein — translation MTEYLVAASSVHVTAAAADYLQPRLDPSADSVVVVGVREPDAPTRDAEDAANVARSRLAVAMPATETRDGDPTEELLAAIDEYDPDEVLVGANRGTAGATGVGSTATALLERIDRPVVVVPLPDLS, via the coding sequence ATGACCGAGTATCTCGTCGCCGCCTCGTCCGTCCACGTCACCGCGGCCGCCGCCGACTACCTCCAGCCACGTCTGGACCCGAGCGCAGACAGCGTCGTCGTGGTCGGCGTTCGAGAACCGGACGCCCCCACTCGCGACGCCGAGGACGCCGCGAACGTCGCGCGGTCGCGCCTCGCCGTCGCGATGCCCGCGACGGAAACGAGAGACGGCGACCCCACCGAGGAACTGCTGGCGGCTATCGACGAGTACGACCCGGACGAGGTGCTCGTCGGGGCGAACCGCGGGACTGCGGGCGCGACCGGGGTCGGGTCGACGGCGACGGCGTTGCTCGAACGCATCGACCGGCCCGTGGTGGTCGTTCCGTTGCCGGACCTCAGTTGA
- a CDS encoding AAA family ATPase, with protein sequence MNGGTLALVGATGGAGTTRTAVEMGATLARAGRSVAILDAAVATQGLATHVEGRIGDDVTAVMTGDAALGDALYDADLDAPGRIAFCPAHAPFERLARAKTPESARAFETAVADAATRFDHVLLDVPPVAANQSVAALATAERRALVAPATRRGRDLLPRQQGRLRDLGAPETAVVATRADAEGAITLPDADYGIPEASTDAQVPTALDPSSALAPAVAQATEGLLDIDLDLTFPDPGMLDRFN encoded by the coding sequence ATGAACGGTGGGACGCTTGCACTCGTGGGGGCGACGGGCGGCGCGGGGACGACCAGGACGGCCGTCGAGATGGGGGCGACGCTGGCCCGCGCGGGCCGGTCGGTGGCAATCCTCGACGCCGCCGTCGCCACGCAGGGGCTGGCGACGCACGTCGAGGGGCGCATCGGTGACGACGTGACCGCGGTGATGACCGGCGACGCGGCGCTGGGCGACGCGCTGTACGACGCCGACTTGGACGCGCCGGGCCGAATCGCCTTCTGCCCGGCCCACGCGCCGTTCGAGCGACTCGCCCGCGCGAAGACGCCCGAGAGCGCCCGGGCCTTCGAGACGGCCGTGGCCGACGCCGCGACGCGCTTCGACCACGTCTTGCTGGACGTGCCGCCCGTCGCGGCCAACCAGTCCGTGGCGGCGCTGGCGACCGCCGAGAGACGGGCACTCGTCGCGCCCGCGACTCGCCGCGGACGGGACCTCCTCCCGAGACAACAGGGCCGCCTCCGCGACCTCGGCGCGCCCGAAACGGCCGTCGTCGCGACGCGCGCGGACGCCGAGGGCGCTATCACGCTTCCCGACGCGGACTACGGCATTCCGGAGGCGTCCACGGACGCGCAGGTTCCGACGGCACTGGACCCGTCGTCGGCGCTCGCACCGGCAGTCGCGCAGGCCACCGAAGGACTCCTCGACATCGACTTGGACCTCACCTTCCCCGACCCGGGAATGCTCGACCGATTCAACTGA
- a CDS encoding HIT family protein has translation MMDDCIFCQIVAGDIPSRTVYEDDAVLAFLDANPLAPGHTLVIPKAHHETMADLPEDAASDVFAALHRLTPAVEAAVDAPASTVAFNNGEEAGQEVPHVHGHIVPRFSDDGGRPIHALFGDRPDLADDELDDIATAIEDAA, from the coding sequence ATTATGGACGACTGCATCTTCTGTCAGATAGTCGCTGGCGACATCCCGAGTCGCACCGTCTACGAGGACGACGCCGTGCTCGCGTTCCTGGACGCCAACCCCCTCGCGCCGGGCCACACGCTCGTCATCCCGAAGGCCCACCACGAGACGATGGCCGACCTGCCCGAAGACGCCGCGAGCGACGTGTTCGCGGCGCTACACCGGCTTACACCGGCCGTCGAGGCGGCCGTCGACGCCCCCGCCAGCACCGTCGCGTTCAACAACGGCGAGGAAGCGGGCCAAGAGGTCCCGCACGTCCACGGCCACATCGTCCCGCGGTTTTCCGACGACGGCGGCCGCCCGATTCACGCGCTCTTCGGCGACCGTCCGGACCTCGCGGACGACGAACTCGACGACATCGCGACGGCCATCGAGGACGCGGCCTGA